One Sporomusaceae bacterium FL31 DNA window includes the following coding sequences:
- a CDS encoding dTDP-glucose 4,6-dehydratase: MKRLLVTGGAGFIGSNFICFMLNRYPDYEIINLDALTYAGNLENLADVRSNEKYCFIKGDITDFNAVSYAIADGVDAIVNFAAESHVDRSIENPQLFIKTNVLGTQVLLDAAIKHSVKKYLQVSTDEVYGTLTESGHFTENTPVAPNSPYSASKAGADLLVRAYHETYGLNVNITRCSNNYGPYQFPEKLIPLVITNAFEDKEIPVYGDGLQIRDWLHVEDHCRAIDLVLHNGQSGDVYNIGGNNEFTNLEIVKTILNEMGKPVSLIKHIKDRPGHDRRYAIDAEKIRTQLNWLPCYHFEDGIKATVRWYLKHSGWWQNVKQGSCYLAK; the protein is encoded by the coding sequence ATGAAAAGATTATTAGTAACCGGCGGTGCTGGTTTTATTGGCAGTAATTTTATCTGCTTTATGCTTAATCGATACCCTGATTATGAGATTATCAATCTTGATGCTCTGACCTATGCAGGCAATCTGGAGAATCTCGCAGATGTACGATCTAATGAAAAGTATTGTTTTATCAAAGGGGACATTACAGATTTCAATGCTGTGAGCTATGCAATTGCTGATGGCGTTGATGCAATCGTCAATTTCGCCGCAGAATCGCACGTTGACCGGAGTATTGAAAATCCCCAGCTTTTTATCAAAACGAATGTATTGGGAACCCAGGTTCTGCTGGATGCTGCTATCAAGCATAGCGTGAAGAAATATCTGCAAGTGTCTACTGATGAAGTTTATGGGACATTGACTGAAAGTGGCCATTTTACCGAGAATACCCCCGTGGCACCGAATAGTCCCTATTCTGCTAGTAAGGCTGGTGCGGATTTATTGGTGCGTGCTTATCATGAAACATATGGGCTTAATGTCAATATAACACGGTGCTCAAATAATTATGGCCCCTATCAATTTCCTGAAAAGCTCATTCCGTTAGTGATTACCAATGCATTTGAAGATAAAGAAATTCCGGTATATGGTGATGGCTTACAAATTAGAGATTGGCTGCATGTTGAAGATCATTGTCGCGCTATTGATTTGGTGCTGCATAACGGACAAAGCGGTGATGTTTATAATATTGGTGGCAATAACGAATTTACCAACCTGGAGATTGTAAAGACCATTTTAAACGAAATGGGAAAGCCCGTTTCTCTCATTAAGCATATTAAGGATCGGCCTGGCCATGATCGTCGCTATGCTATTGATGCTGAGAAAATCAGGACTCAACTTAACTGGTTGCCTTGTTATCACTTTGAAGATGGGATAAAGGCCACCGTAAGGTGGTATCTAAAACATTCTGGGTGGTGGCAGAATGTGAAGCAAGGCAGCTGTTATCTAGCTAAGTAG
- a CDS encoding UDP-glucose 4-epimerase translates to MKVLVTGGAGFIGSHVVEKLINEDCSVVVIDNFNTGLVHNIPETVKIIIMDICSPKIIDIFAEECFDAVIHLAAQTMVPISIHKPDFDCQINILGTVNILEACRKTSVKRVVFASSAAVYGDSEDIPIIEETNTIPTSFYGLSKLTVENYLQLYYQIYGLEYFVLRYSNVYGERQGDGGEGGVISIFTRKFSEGHVLVVHGDGGQTRDFIYVGDVAAANWCALICPNANEVLNVSTNTETSVNELIQILTEISGKSIQKSYGPAREGDIYRSTLANHKAIETLCWSPKVPLSIGLAKTYEYFCK, encoded by the coding sequence TTGAAAGTTCTGGTTACTGGCGGTGCCGGGTTTATAGGGTCGCATGTGGTAGAAAAGTTAATAAATGAAGACTGTAGTGTTGTTGTAATTGATAATTTCAATACAGGTCTTGTACACAATATACCGGAAACTGTTAAAATTATAATAATGGATATTTGTAGTCCAAAAATAATAGATATTTTTGCAGAAGAATGTTTTGATGCAGTAATTCATCTGGCTGCTCAAACAATGGTGCCAATCTCAATTCATAAACCTGATTTTGATTGTCAAATCAATATTTTAGGTACTGTTAACATATTGGAAGCTTGCCGTAAGACCAGTGTAAAGAGAGTTGTGTTTGCTTCCTCAGCGGCAGTATATGGTGATTCTGAGGATATACCGATAATAGAAGAAACAAATACGATACCAACATCGTTCTATGGTTTAAGTAAATTAACGGTCGAAAATTACTTGCAATTATATTACCAAATTTATGGTTTAGAATATTTTGTCCTTCGCTATTCGAATGTCTATGGTGAACGTCAAGGTGATGGTGGGGAAGGTGGCGTTATTAGTATTTTCACTCGAAAATTTAGCGAAGGACATGTATTAGTTGTACATGGTGATGGTGGACAAACTCGCGACTTCATTTATGTCGGTGACGTAGCGGCTGCCAATTGGTGCGCTCTTATTTGTCCAAATGCAAACGAAGTGTTAAATGTAAGTACAAATACTGAAACAAGTGTAAATGAACTCATTCAAATTTTAACTGAAATCTCGGGGAAATCCATACAGAAGAGCTATGGGCCTGCGCGTGAAGGTGATATTTACCGTTCCACATTGGCAAATCACAAAGCAATCGAGACGTTATGTTGGTCCCCAAAAGTGCCACTGTCGATTGGCTTAGCTAAAACCTACGAATACTTTTGTAAATAG
- the pilQ gene encoding type IV pilus biogenesis and competence protein PilQ: MRSMRLYLLVVIMLLSGTLSVSAAVSTPVTMNVTNGEVRDVLTALAAVSGISIVADDSVTGKITIQLNEIPFDTALDIVTKAKGLNYQKLNNVIIVGSPEQMNRGFGQINIFKLQYAKAAEVVNLLGVVFKDDQQTTQQGQPSQTVTTQSAKNSTNNQTHINDQQINARLKADDATNSIIFSGTPSEVDQIRKILTEIDIPYQQVSLEAQVVAINNDAVKNMGVEWEWSKAPNYPEYDPPTYDSNGTITEPGKYTRDKEDMVGTIRFGKSPGGYPYEMYYQFKINALVTDGKANILAKPKIMTINGKEAVINIGGEVPISVTTISDNTTTTSVEYKEAGIILKYTPRINADGYITATVHTEVSSPVYVEAMKAYRFNKRSADTEVRLKDGETMVIGGLIGKEEAKNYSKVPFLGDLPILGSLFRNSNNTKNESEVVIFLTAHIVK, translated from the coding sequence ATGAGATCGATGAGACTGTACTTGCTAGTTGTGATCATGTTGTTGAGTGGAACTTTATCTGTGAGCGCTGCGGTAAGTACTCCTGTGACTATGAATGTAACAAATGGCGAAGTACGGGATGTATTGACTGCTCTAGCTGCTGTGAGCGGCATCAGTATTGTTGCCGATGATTCGGTTACAGGGAAGATTACCATCCAATTAAATGAGATCCCTTTTGATACAGCATTAGATATTGTTACTAAAGCTAAAGGGCTCAATTATCAAAAATTGAATAATGTTATTATAGTGGGTAGTCCGGAGCAGATGAATCGTGGTTTTGGACAAATTAATATTTTTAAATTGCAATATGCAAAAGCAGCAGAGGTTGTTAATTTGCTTGGAGTAGTTTTTAAGGATGACCAGCAAACAACACAACAAGGACAGCCATCGCAGACGGTCACAACTCAATCTGCGAAAAATTCTACAAATAATCAGACTCATATAAATGATCAACAAATTAATGCTCGACTTAAGGCAGATGATGCAACTAACTCGATAATATTTTCCGGTACACCCAGTGAGGTTGATCAGATTCGTAAAATTCTAACCGAAATCGATATCCCCTATCAGCAAGTCTCATTAGAAGCACAGGTTGTTGCGATCAATAACGATGCTGTGAAAAATATGGGTGTCGAATGGGAATGGTCAAAGGCTCCTAATTATCCAGAATATGATCCTCCTACCTATGATAGCAATGGGACGATTACTGAGCCAGGTAAATATACCCGCGATAAAGAAGATATGGTTGGCACTATCCGGTTTGGAAAAAGCCCAGGTGGATATCCATATGAGATGTATTATCAATTTAAAATTAATGCATTGGTGACTGACGGGAAAGCCAATATTTTAGCGAAGCCCAAAATCATGACCATTAATGGCAAAGAAGCTGTGATTAATATTGGTGGTGAAGTGCCAATATCAGTAACCACCATTTCCGATAATACTACAACGACTTCCGTTGAATATAAAGAAGCAGGGATTATTTTAAAATATACACCACGTATTAACGCCGATGGCTATATTACCGCAACCGTACATACAGAAGTGAGTTCGCCGGTTTATGTAGAAGCCATGAAAGCTTACCGCTTTAACAAACGTTCTGCCGATACTGAAGTGCGCCTCAAGGATGGTGAAACCATGGTCATAGGCGGTCTTATTGGTAAAGAAGAAGCAAAAAATTACAGTAAGGTTCCTTTCTTAGGTGACTTACCGATCCTTGGTTCGCTGTTTCGCAACTCGAACAACACCAAGAATGAATCAGAAGTTGTGATTTTTTTAACGGCGCACATCGTGAAATAA
- a CDS encoding phosphoglucomutase, with protein sequence MEFKRNAFKAYDIRGKVPSEINEEMAYRIGRSYVEIIKSKKVAVGHDIRLSGPSLRDALVKGLTDAGCDVIDIGLCGTEQIYFATFHLKLDGGIMITASHNPQDYNGMKLVRELSKPISGDSGLKDIEEMVISASFLPVENGAVLGKVSQAKILDDYIEHLLSYVDVSVLKPLKIVINAGNGGAGHVIDALEKYLPFEFIKINHDPDGSFPNGVPNPLLIENREATANVVRKAGADIGIAWDGDFDRCFLFDEQGQFIEGYYLVGFLAQAFLRKQPGAKIIYDPRLTWNTVEVVEEAGGIPILSKSGHAFIKERMRKEDALYGGEMSAHHYFKEFSYCDSGMIPWLLVLEILSREGRVLSQLMKERTACYPVSGEINNTVADAKAVIKKIEEKYTHNALKVEYVDGLSVEFEKWRFNVRMSNTEPVLRLNVESRCDIELMEQKTKELLEIINA encoded by the coding sequence ATGGAATTTAAGCGTAATGCTTTTAAAGCGTACGATATTCGCGGGAAAGTTCCTTCCGAGATTAACGAAGAGATGGCGTACCGCATTGGTCGTTCCTATGTTGAAATTATAAAATCAAAAAAAGTAGCGGTAGGACATGATATTAGGCTGTCTGGCCCTTCTTTACGTGATGCCTTAGTTAAAGGCCTTACTGATGCTGGGTGTGATGTAATCGATATTGGACTTTGCGGTACTGAGCAAATTTATTTTGCTACATTTCATTTAAAATTAGATGGTGGTATTATGATTACTGCCAGCCATAATCCACAAGACTATAACGGGATGAAACTTGTGAGGGAGCTGTCTAAGCCAATTAGTGGTGATAGTGGTCTTAAGGATATCGAAGAAATGGTTATTAGTGCTTCTTTTCTTCCTGTTGAGAACGGAGCTGTGTTAGGAAAAGTCTCACAAGCTAAAATATTAGACGATTACATAGAGCATCTATTAAGTTATGTTGATGTTTCAGTTTTGAAGCCTTTAAAAATAGTTATTAATGCTGGTAACGGCGGAGCCGGGCATGTTATTGATGCTTTGGAGAAATACTTACCATTTGAATTTATTAAAATTAATCATGACCCAGATGGGAGTTTTCCAAATGGTGTACCAAATCCATTGTTAATAGAAAATCGTGAAGCGACTGCTAACGTTGTTCGTAAAGCAGGTGCGGATATTGGTATTGCCTGGGATGGTGATTTTGATCGCTGCTTCCTATTTGATGAACAAGGTCAATTTATCGAGGGCTATTATCTTGTTGGATTTTTAGCTCAAGCTTTTTTAAGGAAACAGCCAGGGGCTAAGATTATCTATGATCCTCGTCTTACCTGGAATACCGTTGAGGTGGTTGAGGAAGCCGGTGGAATTCCTATCTTATCAAAAAGCGGGCATGCCTTTATTAAAGAACGCATGCGTAAAGAGGATGCTTTATATGGTGGAGAGATGTCCGCCCATCATTATTTTAAGGAATTTTCGTATTGTGATAGTGGTATGATTCCATGGCTACTTGTACTTGAAATTCTAAGTCGGGAAGGTAGAGTTTTATCTCAGCTTATGAAAGAAAGAACGGCGTGTTATCCCGTCAGTGGGGAGATTAATAATACTGTAGCTGATGCAAAAGCAGTTATAAAGAAAATAGAAGAGAAATATACCCACAACGCACTAAAAGTTGAATATGTGGACGGATTGAGTGTTGAATTTGAAAAATGGCGATTTAATGTACGTATGTCAAATACAGAGCCTGTGCTGAGATTGAATGTAGAGTCTAGGTGTGATATAGAACTGATGGAGCAGAAGACAAAGGAATTATTAGAAATAATCAATGCTTAG
- a CDS encoding NAD(P)-dependent oxidoreductase: MKILVTGGSGQLGREISKQMSSEHQLIIPTLEQLDIVNYTQVKAIFEQVKPAAVIHCAAYTNVDGAEGDHDGAFKVNVVGTQNLAAHCLQHYARMVYVSTDYVFDGQSSKDYREYDQTNPLNVYGKTKLLGEKMVQQLLGRHYIIRTAWLYGDGHNFVKTMLRLASERERLQVVNDQVGSPTFTQDLTTVIQNLIITDSYGTYHASCKGNCTWYDFAVKIFELTRKNIQVEPVSTDLFPRPAKRPSRSVLENYMLHMTIGDPMRQWEEALQDHLKQLGQ, from the coding sequence ATGAAAATATTGGTTACTGGTGGTTCTGGTCAGCTGGGGCGAGAAATTAGTAAGCAAATGAGTTCTGAGCATCAATTAATAATACCGACGCTAGAACAATTGGATATTGTCAATTATACTCAGGTCAAAGCCATATTTGAACAAGTCAAGCCAGCAGCTGTGATTCATTGTGCTGCCTATACCAACGTTGATGGAGCGGAGGGCGATCATGATGGAGCCTTTAAGGTCAATGTTGTTGGCACACAGAATCTAGCAGCACATTGTTTACAGCATTATGCGCGAATGGTTTATGTAAGTACCGATTATGTATTTGACGGACAATCCAGCAAAGATTATCGGGAATATGATCAGACAAATCCACTTAATGTGTATGGCAAAACGAAGTTGCTGGGAGAAAAAATGGTTCAGCAATTGCTCGGACGTCATTATATTATCAGAACAGCCTGGTTGTATGGTGATGGCCATAATTTCGTTAAAACTATGCTGAGATTAGCAAGCGAACGTGAGCGATTACAAGTGGTCAATGATCAGGTAGGTTCCCCAACATTTACGCAAGATCTAACGACAGTCATTCAAAATCTTATTATCACCGACTCTTATGGAACGTATCATGCTTCTTGCAAGGGCAACTGTACCTGGTATGATTTTGCTGTCAAAATTTTCGAGTTAACAAGGAAAAATATCCAGGTAGAGCCGGTGAGCACTGACCTATTTCCTCGCCCTGCTAAACGGCCCAGTCGATCGGTATTAGAGAACTATATGCTTCATATGACAATTGGTGATCCCATGCGCCAATGGGAAGAAGCGTTGCAGGATCATTTAAAACAACTTGGTCAATAA
- a CDS encoding spore coat protein, producing the protein MIQDVVVKKLIRHGDDRGFFMEILRDNEGLLKKFGQASMSKTYPGVIKAFHYHELQDDIWFFPIGNAQVVLHDLREHSPTKGETAVFYMGEDNPIVLVIPAGVAHGYRVLGNSPAAIVYFTTEAYNPQNPDEKRLAWNDPLISFDWQTKNR; encoded by the coding sequence GTGATTCAGGATGTTGTGGTAAAAAAGCTAATTCGTCATGGTGATGATCGTGGTTTTTTTATGGAAATATTGCGCGATAATGAAGGCTTACTAAAAAAATTCGGTCAGGCGTCAATGTCGAAAACATATCCAGGTGTCATTAAGGCGTTTCACTATCATGAATTGCAAGATGATATCTGGTTCTTCCCCATTGGTAATGCGCAAGTTGTATTGCATGATCTGCGTGAACATTCTCCAACGAAGGGGGAAACAGCCGTGTTTTACATGGGAGAAGATAATCCAATTGTGCTGGTTATCCCGGCAGGTGTCGCACACGGCTACCGGGTATTAGGAAATTCTCCAGCTGCCATTGTCTATTTTACTACCGAAGCTTATAACCCACAAAATCCTGATGAGAAGCGATTGGCTTGGAACGATCCTCTAATCAGTTTTGATTGGCAAACTAAGAATAGATAG
- a CDS encoding DNA-binding response regulator, whose protein sequence is MPINILIADDHMLLRTGIRNVLEFENDLAVIGEAVDGEEAVGMALQLTPDIILLDINMPKLNGLEVTKKLRSENSTVKVIILTMHDDDNYVIEVIKSGASGYLLKDIEPSMLIKAIHTVYEGESFIYPTLAKKLFGEIHRREERQRESGPMLERRKEERLTYREIEVLELICQGLSNNEIAQKLFLSEKTVKNHLTNIFRKINVTDRTQAVLYAIKHRIVFLE, encoded by the coding sequence ATGCCAATAAATATTTTGATAGCTGATGATCATATGTTGCTTAGAACCGGAATCCGGAATGTACTAGAATTTGAAAATGATTTGGCCGTTATTGGTGAGGCTGTTGATGGCGAGGAAGCGGTTGGCATGGCGCTGCAGTTAACTCCTGATATTATCTTACTGGATATCAACATGCCTAAGTTGAATGGGCTGGAAGTGACTAAAAAGCTCCGCAGTGAAAATTCGACTGTGAAGGTCATTATATTAACCATGCATGACGATGATAATTATGTGATTGAGGTAATAAAATCCGGTGCCTCTGGTTATTTGTTAAAAGATATTGAACCCAGTATGCTAATAAAAGCTATTCATACCGTTTATGAAGGTGAATCCTTTATTTATCCAACTCTGGCAAAGAAACTGTTTGGCGAAATTCACCGTCGTGAGGAGCGCCAGCGAGAGTCTGGACCGATGCTCGAACGACGAAAGGAAGAGCGGCTCACTTATCGGGAAATTGAAGTCTTAGAACTGATCTGCCAGGGGCTAAGCAATAACGAAATTGCTCAAAAGTTATTTCTAAGCGAGAAGACGGTCAAGAATCATCTTACCAATATTTTTCGCAAAATTAACGTCACTGACCGGACTCAGGCCGTACTGTATGCCATCAAACATCGTATTGTATTTTTGGAGTAA
- the rfbA gene encoding glucose-1-phosphate thymidylyltransferase — translation MITKGIILAGGTGTRLHPLTKVVSKQLMPIYDKPMVYYPLSALMLAGITDILVIANPQDLQLYQSLLQNGQQWGIRIRYAVQYYPGGLAQAFIIGRDFIGNEGCALILGDNIFYGHSLVSVMQRAAARDVGATVFAYWVKDPHNYGVVEFDEAGQPSSLTEKPENPKSNYAVTGLYFYDNQVVEIAAGLKASARGELEITDINQVYLQQGNLQVERLGRGYAWLDTGTHESLLQASNFVQTIEERQGLKVACPEEIAYRKGYINAQELLKLAEQLKNNAYGQYLTSLVTGGIV, via the coding sequence ATGATTACTAAAGGCATTATCCTGGCGGGTGGTACAGGAACTCGCTTGCATCCATTGACCAAAGTGGTGAGTAAACAGCTAATGCCTATTTATGATAAACCTATGGTCTATTATCCTTTAAGTGCGTTGATGTTAGCTGGTATTACGGATATTCTGGTTATTGCAAACCCGCAGGATTTGCAATTGTATCAAAGTCTGTTGCAAAATGGGCAGCAGTGGGGAATTAGAATCCGTTATGCAGTTCAGTATTATCCCGGCGGTTTGGCACAGGCTTTTATCATTGGGCGTGATTTTATTGGGAATGAAGGCTGTGCACTCATTCTTGGTGATAATATTTTTTATGGTCACAGTTTGGTATCGGTCATGCAGCGGGCAGCAGCCCGGGATGTTGGAGCTACTGTCTTTGCTTATTGGGTAAAAGACCCTCATAATTATGGAGTTGTGGAATTCGACGAAGCGGGCCAACCTAGCAGTTTAACGGAAAAACCGGAAAATCCCAAATCTAACTATGCTGTGACCGGATTGTATTTTTATGATAATCAAGTTGTTGAAATTGCTGCTGGTCTTAAGGCGTCAGCCCGTGGTGAACTGGAAATTACTGATATCAATCAAGTCTACTTGCAGCAGGGTAATTTGCAAGTGGAAAGGCTGGGACGCGGTTATGCCTGGCTGGATACCGGTACCCATGAGTCCTTGCTGCAGGCGTCAAATTTCGTTCAGACTATTGAAGAAAGACAAGGCTTAAAAGTGGCTTGCCCGGAAGAAATCGCATACCGGAAAGGTTATATTAATGCTCAGGAACTGCTTAAATTAGCCGAACAGCTTAAGAATAATGCCTATGGCCAATATTTAACTTCTTTGGTTACAGGAGGGATTGTGTGA
- the pgi gene encoding glucose-6-phosphate isomerase, with product MDKDNASLVLDSGFTFDYRNLYGEGKVSQVDLDHLADRLQQAHQAITHMRIAGEVRGHLSKDGTPEKVLFTQLPYVQEGNLNSPQSIARLKQFGLSLRNKVDAVVSFGIGGSYLGNKVLFDVQCGEFWNSTSTAARNGYPKLYFSGNNIDPRRTTELVAQLQADAACALYDLAAKPYRVTLIVISKSGATLDTMATFMVVYQALKKSPLIQVDVVAVTDPAEGEQATLLKKLADEQGWPTFSVPDGVGGRFSIFSEVGLITAACIGFDIEAFLKGARSMDEACQSENIWDNPAMLNAALKYTAAEKYGRCCEVFMPYADYLKSVAEWYIQLLAESLGKRTDKNGQDVFYGRTPIAAVGTTDMHAQTQQHQDGKKDKVLQFVKISEWINDPVIPDVFPTVAKLSEVASIRMSQAMDVARAANAEALAADDRFNATLVLPSLNAFHLGELLYMLALSVAYEGELANVDAFDQPGVEAYKRLMGPRLKSLKSNIKR from the coding sequence TTGGATAAGGACAATGCAAGTTTAGTACTGGATTCAGGCTTTACATTTGATTATCGTAACTTGTATGGCGAAGGCAAAGTAAGCCAAGTTGATCTTGATCATTTAGCAGATCGTTTGCAGCAAGCCCATCAAGCTATTACCCATATGCGAATTGCAGGTGAGGTTAGGGGTCATCTTTCCAAAGATGGTACTCCGGAGAAAGTACTGTTTACGCAGCTGCCTTATGTACAAGAAGGGAATTTAAATTCACCGCAATCAATTGCCCGCCTGAAACAATTTGGCCTTAGTTTACGCAATAAAGTGGATGCAGTCGTATCCTTCGGTATTGGCGGTTCTTATCTTGGGAATAAAGTATTGTTTGACGTCCAATGCGGTGAGTTTTGGAACTCTACTAGTACAGCTGCCCGCAATGGGTATCCGAAACTCTATTTTAGCGGAAATAACATTGATCCTCGGCGGACAACCGAGCTTGTTGCTCAACTGCAGGCTGATGCGGCTTGTGCTTTATATGATTTAGCAGCCAAGCCCTACCGGGTTACACTGATTGTCATTTCTAAATCTGGAGCTACGCTTGATACTATGGCAACTTTTATGGTTGTTTATCAGGCACTGAAAAAGTCGCCATTAATCCAGGTCGATGTGGTAGCGGTTACTGATCCGGCTGAAGGTGAGCAAGCCACTTTACTCAAAAAGTTGGCTGATGAACAAGGCTGGCCTACGTTTAGTGTGCCGGATGGTGTTGGCGGCCGGTTTAGTATCTTCTCTGAAGTGGGTTTGATTACGGCTGCCTGCATTGGCTTTGATATTGAGGCCTTTCTCAAGGGCGCCCGTTCAATGGATGAGGCATGTCAGAGCGAAAATATCTGGGATAATCCGGCTATGCTTAATGCAGCATTGAAATATACCGCTGCTGAGAAATACGGACGCTGCTGTGAAGTGTTTATGCCCTATGCAGATTACTTAAAATCTGTTGCTGAATGGTACATTCAGCTATTGGCTGAATCACTAGGCAAGCGAACAGATAAAAATGGTCAGGATGTGTTTTATGGCCGAACGCCCATTGCGGCTGTAGGTACTACTGATATGCATGCTCAGACCCAGCAGCATCAGGATGGCAAAAAAGATAAAGTTCTTCAGTTTGTTAAGATATCCGAATGGATCAATGACCCGGTGATTCCGGATGTGTTTCCAACAGTGGCTAAACTGTCTGAAGTCGCTTCAATCCGCATGAGTCAAGCCATGGATGTTGCGCGTGCAGCCAATGCCGAAGCTTTAGCTGCGGATGATCGGTTTAATGCAACGCTGGTGCTGCCAAGTCTCAACGCCTTTCATTTAGGTGAACTATTATATATGCTGGCACTGTCAGTGGCTTACGAAGGTGAATTAGCCAATGTTGATGCATTTGATCAGCCAGGTGTTGAAGCTTATAAGCGATTAATGGGGCCTCGACTTAAGTCTCTGAAATCCAACATAAAAAGATAA
- the gtaB gene encoding UTP--glucose-1-phosphate uridylyltransferase, producing MQTSKIRKAIIPAAGLGTRFLPATKAQPKEMLPIVDKPAIQYIIEEAIQSGIEEILIITGRNKRAIEDHFDRSVELELQLKQQGKYDLLGLIEEISNVTIHYVRQKEAKGLGHAVLCAKQFVGNEPFAVLLGDDIVDANVPCLKQLIDVYEDYPGTILGVQEVPKSKVSSYGIVNPKLVKHNLWQALDLIEKPEIEEAPSQLAVLGRYIIEPEIFALLEQTQPGRGGEIQLTDALCRLAAEKPVYAYNFYGRRYDVGDKQGYLEATVEFALKRSDLRDSFLKYLLKTVGPILENEEAAATESESIQNNNMSRLPR from the coding sequence ATGCAAACATCAAAGATTCGTAAAGCTATTATTCCTGCTGCAGGCCTAGGGACTAGGTTTCTTCCAGCAACGAAAGCTCAGCCTAAGGAAATGTTGCCTATTGTCGATAAACCTGCGATTCAATATATTATAGAGGAAGCCATTCAATCCGGAATTGAAGAGATCTTGATTATAACTGGTCGCAATAAGCGGGCCATTGAGGATCATTTTGATCGTTCGGTGGAATTGGAATTACAGCTTAAACAGCAGGGCAAGTATGACTTACTAGGGCTAATTGAGGAAATTTCCAATGTTACTATTCACTATGTTCGTCAGAAAGAGGCAAAAGGTCTTGGGCACGCTGTACTGTGTGCCAAGCAATTTGTCGGTAATGAGCCTTTTGCTGTTTTGCTTGGTGATGATATCGTTGATGCCAATGTTCCGTGCTTAAAGCAGTTGATTGATGTCTACGAAGACTATCCTGGTACTATCTTAGGGGTGCAGGAAGTACCTAAGTCTAAAGTATCCAGTTATGGCATTGTTAATCCGAAGCTAGTCAAACATAACTTGTGGCAAGCTCTGGATTTAATTGAAAAACCGGAGATCGAAGAGGCACCTTCGCAATTAGCTGTACTTGGACGATATATTATTGAACCGGAAATATTTGCATTACTTGAACAAACTCAACCTGGTCGAGGTGGAGAGATTCAACTTACCGATGCGCTTTGCCGTCTAGCTGCTGAAAAACCCGTTTATGCATACAATTTTTACGGTCGCCGCTACGATGTAGGTGATAAACAAGGCTATCTAGAAGCAACTGTGGAGTTTGCGCTTAAAAGATCTGACCTGCGGGATAGTTTCTTAAAATATTTATTAAAGACTGTTGGTCCTATACTTGAGAATGAAGAGGCTGCGGCAACTGAGAGTGAATCCATTCAAAATAATAATATGTCTAGGCTTCCTAGATAG